The following DNA comes from Janthinobacterium sp. TB1-E2.
CTCCGATGGTTTCAGCACGAAGGTATTGCCGCAGGCAATTGCCATCGGGAACATCCACAAGGGGATCATGGCGGGGAAATTGAACGGGGTAATGCCGGCGCACACGCCCAGCGGCTGCATCACGCTGTAGGTATCGACGCCGCCGGCCACGTTTTGCGCGTATTCACCCATTTGCAGGGTGCCGATATTGGCCGCGTGTTCCACCACTTCCAGGCCACGGAAGACGTCGCCTTCCGCGTCCAGCAAAGTCTTGCCCTGTTCCATCGTCAAGGTGGCGGCCAGGTCGGCCATGTTTTCACGGATCAGCTGTTGCAGCTTCAAAAAGATACGTGCGCGCGCACCGATGGGCGTCTTGCGCCAGGTTTTGAAGGCGCGCTGGGCCGAGGCGATGGCCGCGTTGACTTCGTCCGGGGTAGCGAACGGCACCTTGGCCAGGACTTCCTGCGTGGCGGGGTTGACGACGTCGCGCCAGACGGTGGTCTGGGATTCAACCCACTCGCCGTTGATCAAGAGGGGAACGGTCGGAATAGCGTTTTGCGTGGTCACTCGGTGTCTCCTTGTGTGGGTATAAGTCTGTTTGCATTATTCGCACAATCGCCGCCGCGAACAAGGCGTGAAAATGCGAGATAATGCAAAGCTGAATCTGTTAATCTGCAAATGTTGTAAATTTGCAGATTCCACAAACCGGGGAAGAGGAAACGCGATGGCAAAGGTTTTCATGGGCGTGCGCCTGCAGCGGCTGCGCGAGGAACGGCGCATGACGCAGGTGGCGCTGGCCAAGTCCCTGGGCATTTCGCCCAGCTACCTGAACCAGATGGAACGCAACCAGCGCCCGCTGACGGTGCCGATTTTGCTGCGCATCGGCACGGTGCTGGGCGTCGATCCGCAAATCTTTTCCGAACACGACAGCGCCAGCCTCGTGGCCGACGTGCGCGACGTGTTCGGCGAATTGCCGGACGCGCCGCCCACCTCGATGGCCGAACTCAAGATGCTGGTGGAAAACATGCCGGAACTGGCCCGCTCGATCTTGCTGCTGCAGCGGCGCTACCGGGTGATGGCGGAGCGGGCCGACACCCTGGCCGCGCGCCTCGACGACGGTAGCCGCGGCGCCAGCTCGGCGGCACCGTCCACAGACGAGGAAGTGCGCGAATACCTGAACCGGCGGCAAAACTATATCGATGAGCTGGACCGGGCGGCGGAGCTCGTGGCCGGCGAATTCGATCCCGCCCTGCGCACGCTCGACGCGCTGCAAGGCCGGCTGCTGGAACGCCACGGCATCGAAGTGCGCCTGTCCGATGGCGACGCGGGCATGGTGCGCAAGCACCGCTACGACGCGCAACAACAGATACTGTGGCTGCCCGACACCCTGACGGGCGGCCAGCGCGCCTTCCAGATGGCGGCGCAAATCAGCCTGCTCGAACACAGCGACCTGATCGACGCTCTCGTGCTGGCGGCGGGATTGTCCGGCGCGGCCGCGCAAACGGGCGCGCGCCTGGCTTTCTCGAATTATTTTGCGGGCGCCCTGCTGATGCCCTACCAGCGCTTCCTGCAGACGGCGGAAACGCGCGCCTACGATATCGAGCGCCTGGCGCACCAGTTCGGCGTGGGTTTTGAAGCCGTCTGCCACCGCCTGAGCACCATGCAGCGCCCGGATGCGGCGGGATTGCCGTTTTTCTTTGTCAGAGTCGACCGGGCCGGCAATGTCTCGAAGCGCCAGTCGGCCACGGACTTTCATTTCTCAAGAGTGGGCGGCACGTGCCCGCTGTGGATCGTCTACGATGCCTTCAGCCATCCGGGCCAGGTGCTCACGCAAGTGGCCAGCATGCCGGACGGCTGCACCTATTTATGGATCGCGCGCCAGGTCAGCACGGCGTCGCCTGGCTTCCGTGCGCCCGGCAAGACGTTTGCCGTGGCGCTGGGCTGCGACATCTCGCAGGCGCACCGCTTGATCTATTCGAAGGGACTCGATCTGCACGACCCTTCCAGCGCCACGCCGATCGGCACGGGCTGCAAGGTGTGCGAGCGCCAAAGCTGCCCGCAGCGGGCGTTTCCGTCGCTGCTGGCACCGCCGCCAGCATCAGCCTGATTTATTCGGCGACCCGGGCGCGCAGCGCATCGAATTCGCGCGCAAACTCCGCGCGCCAGTCGCGCCGCGTGGACTCGTCTATCCAGGCCGCGTCCAGCCCATTCAACATAAAGCCGCGCATGTCGTCCAGGCCAAAGCCGAATTCGCGCATCATCATCCAGGCGCCCGTCGGCGTCACGTGGTGCAGGGTCGGATCATCCGTATTCGGATGCAGTTTCAGGCCCAGCTTGGCCATGGCGCGGATCGGGTGATCGAGGGCCCAGCGCTCGGGCGCCAGGGTGCGCAAGTAATAGGAATTGGTCGGCACGACCGTAAACACCAGACCGCGCTCCACGCAGCGCTGCGCCAGTTCCGGATTGTCGACAATCGTATAGCCATGGTC
Coding sequences within:
- a CDS encoding short-chain fatty acyl-CoA regulator family protein, whose protein sequence is MAKVFMGVRLQRLREERRMTQVALAKSLGISPSYLNQMERNQRPLTVPILLRIGTVLGVDPQIFSEHDSASLVADVRDVFGELPDAPPTSMAELKMLVENMPELARSILLLQRRYRVMAERADTLAARLDDGSRGASSAAPSTDEEVREYLNRRQNYIDELDRAAELVAGEFDPALRTLDALQGRLLERHGIEVRLSDGDAGMVRKHRYDAQQQILWLPDTLTGGQRAFQMAAQISLLEHSDLIDALVLAAGLSGAAAQTGARLAFSNYFAGALLMPYQRFLQTAETRAYDIERLAHQFGVGFEAVCHRLSTMQRPDAAGLPFFFVRVDRAGNVSKRQSATDFHFSRVGGTCPLWIVYDAFSHPGQVLTQVASMPDGCTYLWIARQVSTASPGFRAPGKTFAVALGCDISQAHRLIYSKGLDLHDPSSATPIGTGCKVCERQSCPQRAFPSLLAPPPASA